AGGGGATTCCCACTCTGCCAAGGTGTTGATGAAGCAAGGAGTATCAGCCCAGAAGTATTGCAGAAACAAAATCAGAACAGCCTTGCAACACTCTTGCATGATACGAGTACAAAACTCACAGGTAACTACTGTGCCCAAAACACTCACTCAATTACTTGCTCAATATGATGACATATTTGCTGCACCTACAACTTTACCCCCCAACCGTAGCCTCAATCACCAAATACCTTTGAAACCTGATGCTAAACCTTTCAAGATTAGACCCTATAGGTACCCCCACAGGCAAAAAACAGAAATAGAAAGGCAAGTCAAGGAAATGTTGGCCACTGGTATCATCCAAACCAGCCATAGTCCTTTTGCATCCCCAGCCTTACTAGTTAAAAAGAAGGATGGCACTTGGAGGTTATGCATTGACTATAGACAACTTAACAGCCTCACTATCAAAGACAAGTTTCCCATCCCAATCATTGATGACCTCCTAGATGAACTGCAGggtgccaaaattttttcaaaaattgatttgagGTCAGGGTACCATCAGATAAGAATGCACCCATCTGATATCCAAAAAACAGCTTTCAGAACCCACTCTGGCCTCTATGAATACTTAGTGATGCCATTTGGCCTCACTAATGCACCAGCAACTTTCCAGGCTCTAATGAACTCGGTATTTGAACCTTTTATTCGAAAATTTGTGCTAGTGTTCTTTGATGACATTCTAGTTTACAGCCCCGATTTTGACTCCCATCTCAAACACCTCTCCCTTGTTCTTGACACCCTCAGAAATCACTCATTATATGCAAAAATGTCTAAGTGTTCATTTGGGCAAGATAGAGTAGAGTACTTGGGGCATATAGTTACTGGTGAGGGAGTCTCTGCTGATCCTGCAAAAGTGGAAGCTATGCTGTCCTGGCCATCTCCTACCACTGTTAAAGGTTTAAGGGGTTTTTTGGGACTGACAGGATACTACAGGAGATTTGTGAAGGGATATGGGAAGATCGCTAAACCTTTAACTAATCTGCTAAAGAAGGATGGTTTCGGGTGGGATGAACAAGCTGAGCAAGCTTTCCAAGAACTCAAACATGCTATGACTCAAGCTCCTGTACTAGCACTTCCTGATTTCCTTGGAACATTTGTATTGGAAACCGATGCTAGCCAAAAGACCATTGGAGCAGTTTTGATGCAGCAAGGTAGGCCTATTGCTTTCATGAGTCAGGCACTTGGACCCAAAAATCAAACACTGTCCATATATGAAAAGGAATTATTGTCATTGATTACTGCAGTAgggaaatggagacactacttgCTAGGAACTCACTTCATAATCAAAACTGATCATGAAAGTTTGAAATACTTACTGGAACAAAAAATCACTACACCTCTCCagcaaaaatggttagcaaagctGATGGGACTAGATTATGAGATCCAATATAAAAGGGGTAAGGATAACTTGGTGGCTGATGCTCTATCTAGAAGGATGGAAGGAAGGGATGAAGGGTCAGGTGGTGAGGAGGTGCAGGTCCATGCCATTACCACAGCAAAGCCATTATGGTTAGCAAGGGTCTCTAGCAGTTATAATGGGGATGAGAAGGCCAAGGAACTACTGACTGCACTAGCGGTAGACAAATCTAGTGTGCACGATTACACATACCATCAAGGGATTATCAGGTATATGGGAAGAATGTATATTGGGAGTAACTCAGAATTAAGGGCTCAGCTCATCAATTGCATGCATGATTCTGCAATTGGAGGGCACTCGGGGAACCAAGGAACATACCAGAGAATGAAGAACTATTTCTACTGGCCGGGCATGAAAAAGGATGTGGAATCTTACGTACAGGCTTGTGACATTTGCAAGAGGAGTAAAGGGGAGCATTGCTCCTACCCAGGGTTGTTGCAGCCATTGTCAATTCCTGAGCAAGCATGGCAGGaaatttctatggattttattgAAGGACTACCCAAATCATATGGTCATAATGTCATTTTTGTGGTGGTAGACAGATTTACAAAATATGCTCACTTCACCTCCATGACTTCTCACTACACTGCTAAGAGTGTGGCTCAGGTATTCTTCGACCAAATATTCAGGTTACATGGGCTGCCTAATGGGATTGTATCTGATAGAGACAAAGTGTTCACTAGTATATTCTGGCAAGAGCTTTTTAAGCAAGTAGGGACTGAACTTAGTTTCTCTTCTTCCTATCACCCTCAGTCTGATGGACAAACTGAGAGGGTGAATAGGTGTCTAGAGACTTACTTAAGAGCTATGTGCTTGCAGCAACCAGGCCATTGGAAAAGGTGTTTACCTGCAGCTGAATGGTGGTACAACACTAACTTCCACTCCAGTTTGCAGATGACTCCGTTCCAAGCTTTATATGGCTACAAACCATCCCAATTGAGTTTGCACTCAAGTGACACTCAAGTTGCTGCTGTGGAGGATTGGATAAAGGAAAGGGTAAACTGGAATACATTGCTCAGGGAAAATTTATTGCAGGCTCAGAACCGAATGAAGCAGTTTGCAGACAAACACAGAATAGATAGGTCCTTTGCTGAGGGTGATTGGGTGTATCTCAAGCTGCAGCCGTATAGGCAGACTACGGTAGCACTAAGGAGGAACTTGAAGCTGGCAGCCAAGTATTATGGCCCATATCAGGTGGAAAAGAAGATTGGGTCAGTTGCTTATAGGCTCAAGCTTCCACAGGGTGCTGCTATTCACCCTGTTTTCCATGTTTCACTCTTGAAACCAACGTCTAAGGGAGCTCCTATCAGCAATGAATTGCCACAAATATCGGAGGAAGGGCTCTACACTACTGCCCCCACTGCGGTTCTAGACAGAAGAATGATAGACAGGGCTGGTCAGCAGGTGGAGCAGGTCTTAATTTGTTGGAAGAACATGAATGAGGAGGATGCTACCTGGGAGGACTTGACTGTTATACAAAGCCAATTTCCATCCTTCAATCCTAGAGACTAGGATTGTTTGAAGGGAGGGCAACTGTAATGACCGAGCTGGAGTCTAGTTATTTGACGTTAGGAAGTTAGTTGTAGAAGATATTCCAAATAACAGATTGCATGTGTCGGTTAATTGATCGAGCATGTGAGTCCTTTCATATTGCATGCGTTAGTTATATTGTTAGAATACCAGAAACTAGTATAAAGCAGAGGAGGAAGAGGAGATGTAGTTTTTGGATGTAACAATTCTCATTTTCCGTCTATACTATCTTAGTCTTCCCCTgctctctcttctcatttcccCTGTATCTGCATTTCTCTCAATTTCTGTCTTGAATCCGTCCCTTGTTGGGCAGGTCCAGTACACCTTACCTCTGTCTAGCAATAAAGGCTGGGCTTCAGCTAGTTGCTAAGTGCCTCCCAGTAGATGTACAAAGGGTAAGGATAATTCGTAAATAGTTCCGCTGGATGTAGGTTTGATGTTCTAATATTATTTTCCATCTCTTAATGTGCTTTACTTGTCTGTTTCATTCCTGACATAGAATGATTTTATTGAGTGTGAAAGACAGAAACTATGAACATTCCTTGCTTGTAAGTTAACTTCTTTAAGCAAGAAAACCAGAACCAAAAGCAAAATCGTTTGTGCTGCATACAGAATGACAAGtttgtgagtgaaaaataaaCTTGATATAGGGTCAAAAAACTTTGTCTAGAATTTAATCATCAATGTCACCTGCTATATGCTTCCCATGTGTTTTGGACGGGAAATCTTGGAGCATGCAAGTCAATTTACAATACAAGCTTTGGCCTTTACGGAGGTTGCATTGCTACTATGTCAATTACTTGTGGTTACGTTATAAATAgaaagaggtttttcttctttttagtgTTTGAAATTATCCTCTTTGCTCTAGCTTGCATGTTGAAGGAGGCATGCATCATGAATATTCATCATTTAACCACGTTGAAACTCATGTTCCTTTTTCTCATACCTAATGGTTTCTGCACTATGGTCATTTTATCACTAGGACGTTCCTTCAAAGGCAGCCTGGTGAAGGGACTTCCCGATCAACAGGTCCTCATCTGATCATTGATTTCATAAAGGCACAGCTGGCTGCCAGACAGGCTCTTAAAGAGTAAAAGGTTACACAGCTTAAGCGCGATATTTCCATAGGTCGAATGCAAGTAAATAAAGTAGCAATCATTGAGTTCTTTGTTCTGTGACTCAAAGCTTTTATGGTACTAAACCTTTAAGGAGTTCTTGATTTACCAGCATAATATTAATGTAGCACTATGACTTAGATTTATACTTCTATTTTGGTTGTCATATGTTCTGATATACAGCTAGTATTCTTATGTTTGCATATTTGGATAGTACACTGTGGTCCTTATTGtcaattttattcaaataatgattagaaaatcttttttatttgttagcTCAACACTTTGTCTCGCCGTGACCTTCTCTTGAATTCTCAAAACTATTAGATCCAGGAAGCAATCATATAGACCAGCTTGATTGTTCTGGGACGAGTTAGTGAACTTTCCTTGGCCCAATAGGATTTGAGTGTAGCATAATCTTGCTGCCTTTTTCCAGTTTCTGTAATTGACAGCATGCATCATGCAGCATCTGCGTGCCGTTTCTTTTCAGCCATGTTAAGAAAATAGCCAGTTTTATACAGGAAATTTTGGTGTAGGAAAGAGTTCTGAAAATTTGAGTAAGACATTGATGCTGTTTATAGTTTAGGGTTATCTAATTTTGCTTTGACGTATACGTTGGGTAACATATAgtattaaaattttctaaagatTACTAGTTTTCAGTGTTCAGCAATTAAGTAATCAAAAGAGATGATGAAACAAAATAGCATGCAAGAAAGAGTACAAAAAATCTAAAGATCCCAACTATGTATTTACCATGTGGGGTTTAGGCTAGGCAccaaaaagtttgaaaatgagCACATCATAGGAAACAGAACAATGCTAGTCTCCAATTGCCAAAGTATGTAAATATACACACTCAAAATATTATTCTACACCTAATTCAGTGTGTAAATATGCACACTCAAAATTATTATTCTACTTAGATTTAGACACTTTACATGTCTAACTTAAATCTTTCACAATATCTAACTTTAACTTctcagaaaacaaaaactaatatTCAGCCTTTTTGCAACATCTTTGCACCTCTAGGTTTAGAGgttttttatttcatgaaagTAAGAGTTGTAATCAGACACAAATGGAATCCAAAAGACAAGGGAGGATTcagaaaagatgaaaaaaaagtgaattgatcattattttttcaagaaaactacataattaaaattttcaaaaaacaaaactaCTATTCCGCCTTTCGCAACTTCTTTGCACCTCTATGTTTACAGGGTTtcttaatgaaaataaaagttGTAATCTGACACAAATGCAACCCAAAAGACAGGGATTCAGAAAAGATGAAATGATCACTTTTTGAGTAAAATTGTCTAATTTCGAGTTAGATTAGACAGATGATTGGAAACTCTCTTTAATATTAGTGTATATATAACACCTGATACATGACTTGTTGTTCgtatttttagaattttattttctacttgctagaaaaattataaattactAAAAAATAGAGAGataggaccaaaaaagaaacaattatgGATATCTAATTTTGGAGGATTCTCAAATCTTAACAGAAACcaaaaaagaggggaaaaaaaatgtatacAAAGTCTACAGTGGCCACCTACAGCAAAGCTTAGAGAGCTAGAGgtcaaaattattttctattttgctCTCTCCCTCTCGCCTCTGCGTAGTTCTCTGCACCTTTGTGTGTTCGTTTATCTGAAAGATAAATCTGTATTTGTCATTTTCCggtctcttttcttctcttcatTTGATTCTTTGTGCCTCCGAAAAACCTGAAACATTCCAACGAACAAAAATCCCAACTGAAAATCTgacacaaaaaatttcaaacgTTTTCTGCAAATCCCCTTTTTGCCCCCTTATTGCATCAGAGAAAGATAGCTTGGTTTATGATTGCTTCATATATTCAATCTCCCAACTATCTTGAAACATTTGTGGGTTTTCAAATTCAGCCGAAAGGGATTTCTGGATCctcattctttcttgtttttaaggACTTTTTGCGTTTGCACTTGGGCTTCTTCTGCATGTGCATGGTTGGGATTTTTTGTCTCGttggatgaaaaataaaaaagaagaggCCAACAAATCTTTCCTTTTTGGCTTGCCTGATCCTCGAATTATTGTGTTTCTCTGCATACAAATATAACAAAACTGAAAGGGGTTTTGTTTCTTGAGTTTGTTTGTTTGATGAAATGACAAGAAGTGAATTGTGGGAATGGCAAAGTCATCTTGATAATCAATGGACGTTGGAATGTCCCGTACAAACTTTCTTTTTGTTGCTTTTTTGTGCGTTTTTGCAGCTAGTAATTTAAAGGGCATTAGGAATTTTGCAGAGGCCTTTAGTGGCAATGAAGTTTCTTCGGATATTGAAAAGATAGATTATGATAAGGTATGAGCTTCTTTTTATGTAAATCTTGATTCAATACCTGCGAAAAAGGACATAAAAACACACACTACACAAGACAAAAGTCTTTTAGTAGCGTAAATTTGATTTCTGTTGCAAGAATTTGATGCTTGGTGTGTGAATATTACCATTCATGGGTTGGTAGTTTCTTCTTTCTTAGAGACTTAATAGTAACTCTTATATTAACAGCTCAGTTTGCCAGACTTCAGAGTTAGTGTCATCTTGAATTTGAGTGACTCTTTTAACATGTAGAATGAGAAAGACATGAACCGTTACAGCCCGCATATTAAAGTAAACAAAATTCTGTGTGTGTTGGTCTTATTAACCAAAGTTTTTAGCAACTTATTACTAGTAAATGCTTGAAAACCTTGATAAACTGAATATTATTTTGGAGTATTTCATAAATGACACTGTTAAATTGGATAAGTTTCTGTGGCAACTTGCCAATATTGTTGCTAGGTCCGCAATGTTTTGAGTTGGACTTCTACGGTCCTATTTCAGTCATTCttatttatgaaatttcatgtctCTAAGTTCTAGATTAATACTTTGGGATGAATCGAATCTCTCTGCAATTCTGGCCAAAGCTATGGGTAATGTAACCAAAAGTTTTTGTAAACTTTGATGAGGGATGGAAAATTTTGGGATACGCAGTCAGGCTGTATATTTTGTGTTGTTATATCTCGTGCGAtactgaaaaataaaattttggttatTATACTGATTATTGTGGTAGTGCAGTTTATAGGACTATTTCTAACCGGAAATGATTTTTGTCTAACCCAATCATCAATGCTACCTTCCAGTCTATACGTTGTGCTGAAAATTTCGGATTACCCCTTTAAATCTCAGACATAGCATAAAGTGGACAACTGCTTTTTAGCtagtaaaaagaaaaggaacaggATTGCATTTACTAAAACATATTCAAGATGAATTCCAAGCTTTACATATTTCAATGTCTTGTTCATTTAAGATGTGACTGTTTCACAGGCAGAAGATGTATGGATACAGTGTAGAAGAGAATTGAAGGAGTGCCTTCAGTTTCTTGAAAGTTTAGAACTATATCTCTCTCAGATACCAGAGCCTTATGAAAATCCAACATTGCCTGTTGATTTGTTGGCTAAAAGAATTGTACAGCAGACCATACCCAATTTAACTTTCCAAGATAAGCAATTTCTCTTTGAGTGCTTAAGAAAGAAGCCATTGCAAAATCATGAATCTGGAAAAGAATTTGGTTCCAATACTCAGTTCAATAAGTGCCCGGAGCTATTTTCGAGTTGGTCCTCTGCTCCCAGAAGGTTCTTAAGACATCATAATCATCATGTGCTAAGCCTCGTTCAAGCCCCAGGTTCTCCAGCTGCATCGCCACATCACGCTCCAGCACCATCTCCAGTGCCTGCTAGTTCTCCCTCCCCAACTCTTCATTCCCCTTCTCCAGTTTTAGAGCCACCTTCACCAGAACCATCTCCTCTACAAAATGTCATCCATTCTCTTCTACCACCTCAAACTGGTGCACCAACTCCTTCAGGAAATGGCTTGGACAGAATTTATGGCACTGCAGCCATAGCTGCAAGTGCAGTGGCATCGCCACATCACGCTCCAGCACCATCTCCAGTGCCTGCTAGTTCTCCCTCCCCAACTTTGCATCCACCTCCTCCAGTTTTACAGCCACCTCCACCAGAACCATCTCCTCCACAAAATGTCATCCATTCTCCTCCACCATCATCCATTGTTGGTCCTCTACCAAGACCTCAAACTGGTGCACCTACTCCTTCAGGAAATGGCGTGAACAGAAATTACGTCATTGCAGCCATAGCTGCAAGTGCGGTGACAGGTTTGGCTCTTATTGTACTGTTCTTGATATGCTGTATCaacaagagaaaagaacaaGTTGCCCCTGGAAATGgacaaaagaatgaaaaaagagatgaaaagcCTCTTCTAAACTTCTTCTCCAGTGATCTTTCTGCTGGTATTTTTCAGTAACAATCAATTATCCTTTTTCAAATATCATTCTGTATTCATTTTTATGACTTGTATACTTTGATTATCCAGGTTCTCCTCAGAAGTCTCAGAAAATAGTAGCCTTTAATAACCAAAACCTCAAGATGTCATCTACTGTCAGCAATATTCCTTTCGCAGTTAATGTTGCTGATTCATCAACTGAAACTCAGTCAACAAAAGTTACAATTGATGCATCTGAAAATGTTAATTCCTTATTGCCGCTTCCTCCAGGAAGACCAGCACTTCCACCGCCTggaccaccaccacctcctccccCTAAACCTCCAGCTCCtgcccctcctcctcctccaaaaGTGGCTCGACCTCCTCCTAATCCACCAAAACCTAGTAATTTGGGAAGGCCTTCTCCTCTTGGAGCCAATAATCCCAGATGTTCTTCTGGAGGCAATACAAGTGAATTGTCTGGTGAATCTGATGCTCCAAAagctaagttaaagccatttttCTGGGAGAAGGTTCCAGCGAACCCTGATCACTCCATGGTTTGGCATGATATCAAAGCTGGATCTTTCCAGTAAGAGTTTATATGGTTAACTATTGGCTAATTCTGGGGATCTTTATTTTAGTAGATGTGTCATGTGAACTGTagagtggtttttttttttttttgaatttacaGGGTTAATGAGGAGATGATGGAATCCTTATTTGGTTATGTCCCAGCCGAAAAAGGCAAATTTGAGCACAAGAGAAATTCATCTTCTGAATCTTCAGTCCCCTATGTTCAGATAATTGATCcgaaaaaatcacaaaatcttGCAATTCTTCTTAAAGCATTGAATGTGACAACAGAAGAAGTGATTGATGCTCTAAAGGaaggtctctctctctctctctctgtgctCTTGGACATGTCTGTGAATGTGCATCTCATCTGCATCGATAGGGTGTAGATTTTGTCTGAAGTCTTTGTTGACCAGCACTTGGCACTGACGTTGTATTTAAAGAAAAACTGAACACTTATACCATGTAGGTAGTCTTGATATTTGATAGTTTATTCTCTTTGGTTAAGTCTCTTCTCCTCCTAAACTATCATTAGGTTCTCTATGATGACTGGACTTCAAAGTAACTCTGGAAAATAATGTGAAGCTCTAGCCTTATTTCAAGATAGAACAGTATATGCTCGCCACAGTTAGATTCTTAAGAATCCATAATGATAATGGAAGTTTCAAGTTGATGACActtttttctagtattaataaCTTGGTATTCAATTCTTTGTTGATTGGCTAATTCTTGGTAGTGGTGATTCCATCTGAAACACTAGCTGAAAGTAATCTTTACGCTCACAACTTTTGTAAACAGCAGGTTGCTGCTTTCTTTCCCCATGTGGTTACCAGAAAAGAATTTCTGTTTCatgttcttttaattttaccTTCCCAGGTTTTATTGTGATTTCAATAGTCCAGATTGAGTAACAAAATTGAATTTTCATCACTCAGTTTCTAcattttttccttgtttttggtATAATGAATAGAGTTGTTTTTGTTAGTGCAATATTTATCTTCGATATTGCTCTTGCCCATAGATTCATGAATACTGTGTGGATGTCTTTGTCCCTCAACCAACTTATATTTACTGATAGATATTATTAAGAGAAAGATATGGATTTTGAGTGAATCATTTGGATTCAGTCTTGGCGACTTACCTATGTGCAACTTATATCACCTGAGCATGTATGAATTCACATTCTGCACTCATTCATGTTTTGTTAtgggtttatgtcttggctgaAATAATTCAACGTTGTGTTTGCTAATCAAATCAGGTAATGAGCTGCCAATAGAGCTTGTTCAGGCATTACTGAAGATGGCACCTACAACAGATGAAGAATTAAAACTGCGGTTATTTAGTGGGGATGTCTCTCAGCTTGGCCCTGCTGAACGCTTCCTGAAAGTCTTGGTTGAGATTCCATTTGCCTTCAAAAGGATGGAATCATTGTTGTTCATGAGTTCTTTTCAGGAAGAATCTTCTTCCGTCACGGAATCCTTTGCTACTTTAGAGGTTAGTGTAAATTGATTTACAAATTTAGATGTCTAACTAATTATGAGTCATCTGTCTTTCCATTTCCCAAAGTCCATAAACTGTTCACAAAGTaacttttttcttcttaaaaAGTTACAAAGAAAATACTATGTTAACTCAATTAGTTTGTATCTACTTGCTCTTTCTGTCCAATGACTCCGAGAATACACTAACAATTTTATGAA
The DNA window shown above is from Coffea arabica cultivar ET-39 chromosome 5e, Coffea Arabica ET-39 HiFi, whole genome shotgun sequence and carries:
- the LOC113687854 gene encoding uncharacterized protein isoform X1 yields the protein MAEGTRMKGFEEQLRKQDSRIQSILEANAAERLALEEKLATNHSDMKALLEANSAEMKNFMVSMNAQYTAFVRSLQSDRGILGISPDNTERQPVQRPQRNLELGLSNQGERNFLPVGTPKVEFPKFDGSNPREWVRRCEKFFRLCRIPDSQHMDLVELHLDGKASIWYQGFKMDKGELRWDRFSQEFCSRFGNLGEDDVIEEFNKLHQTSTVIHYQERFEELRAAVMLKVPGLTESYYISSFLSGLKEEIKSVVKIHKPATLQSAFEKARWQEHYLQVMAKQSRMATKLTQVTETIQKKPAHQMFDSSNNKTTPQGSRRITPTEFQYRKDHNLCFKCGEKFSPGHVCRNKGIHLLLADEGEAQVEEVVDEEDEVIEYQGNKYGRDITLSLHSVSGQLSSSTIKMLGDYGDQEVSILLDGGSTNCFIKPTIAQLYPEAVKNHKPFKVRIADGKELVCEQWIPGMKWMMQGHHFTHNVYVLDLEPYDLILGVDWMKCYSPMTFDFQKLSLSFEKEGEMVLLQGDSHSAKVLMKQGVSAQKYCRNKIRTALQHSCMIRVQNSQVTTVPKTLTQLLAQYDDIFAAPTTLPPNRSLNHQIPLKPDAKPFKIRPYRYPHRQKTEIERQVKEMLATGIIQTSHSPFASPALLVKKKDGTWRLCIDYRQLNSLTIKDKFPIPIIDDLLDELQGAKIFSKIDLRSGYHQIRMHPSDIQKTAFRTHSGLYEYLVMPFGLTNAPATFQALMNSVFEPFIRKFVLVFFDDILVYSPDFDSHLKHLSLVLDTLRNHSLYAKMSKCSFGQDRVEYLGHIVTGEGVSADPAKVEAMLSWPSPTTVKGLRGFLGLTGYYRRFVKGYGKIAKPLTNLLKKDGFGWDEQAEQAFQELKHAMTQAPVLALPDFLGTFVLETDASQKTIGAVLMQQGRPIAFMSQALGPKNQTLSIYEKELLSLITAVGKWRHYLLGTHFIIKTDHESLKYLLEQKITTPLQQKWLAKLMGLDYEIQYKRGKDNLVADALSRRMEGRDEGSGGEEVQVHAITTAKPLWLARVSSSYNGDEKAKELLTALAVDKSSVHDYTYHQGIIRYMGRMYIGSNSELRAQLINCMHDSAIGGHSGNQGTYQRMKNYFYWPGMKKDVESYVQACDICKRSKGEHCSYPGLLQPLSIPEQAWQEISMDFIEGLPKSYGHNVIFVVVDRFTKYAHFTSMTSHYTAKSVAQVFFDQIFRLHGLPNGIVSDRDKVFTSIFWQELFKQVGTELSFSSSYHPQSDGQTERVNRCLETYLRAMCLQQPGHWKRCLPAAEWWYNTNFHSSLQMTPFQALYGYKPSQLSLHSSDTQVAAVEDWIKERVNWNTLLRENLLQAQNRMKQFADKHRIDRSFAEGDWVYLKLQPYRQTTVALRRNLKLAAKYYGPYQVEKKIGSVAYRLKLPQGAAIHPVFHVSLLKPTSKGAPISNELPQISEEGLYTTAPTAVLDRRMIDRAGQQVEQVLICWKNMNEEDATWEDLTVIQSQFPSFNPRD
- the LOC113687854 gene encoding formin-like protein 3 isoform X2: MDVGMSRTNFLFVAFLCVFAASNLKGIRNFAEAFSGNEVSSDIEKIDYDKAEDVWIQCRRELKECLQFLESLELYLSQIPEPYENPTLPVDLLAKRIVQQTIPNLTFQDKQFLFECLRKKPLQNHESGKEFGSNTQFNKCPELFSSWSSAPRRFLRHHNHHVLSLVQAPGSPAASPHHAPAPSPVPASSPSPTLHSPSPVLEPPSPEPSPLQNVIHSLLPPQTGAPTPSGNGLDRIYGTAAIAASAVASPHHAPAPSPVPASSPSPTLHPPPPVLQPPPPEPSPPQNVIHSPPPSSIVGPLPRPQTGAPTPSGNGVNRNYVIAAIAASAVTGLALIVLFLICCINKRKEQVAPGNGQKNEKRDEKPLLNFFSSDLSAGSPQKSQKIVAFNNQNLKMSSTVSNIPFAVNVADSSTETQSTKVTIDASENVNSLLPLPPGRPALPPPGPPPPPPPKPPAPAPPPPPKVARPPPNPPKPSNLGRPSPLGANNPRCSSGGNTSELSGESDAPKAKLKPFFWEKVPANPDHSMVWHDIKAGSFQVNEEMMESLFGYVPAEKGKFEHKRNSSSESSVPYVQIIDPKKSQNLAILLKALNVTTEEVIDALKEGNELPIELVQALLKMAPTTDEELKLRLFSGDVSQLGPAERFLKVLVEIPFAFKRMESLLFMSSFQEESSSVTESFATLEVACKELRNSRLFLKLLEAVLKLGNRMNDGTYRGGATAFKLDTLLKLSDVKGTDGKTTLLHFVVQEIIRSEGLRAARRLRESHSMSSVKTEDLVEESSEETADYYRSLGLQVVSGLSNDLENVRKAALKDGDDLAGAVSSLGQSFVKLKDFINNEMANVEEDSEFRTTLTNFVEHAEADITKLLEEEKRIMALVKSTGDYFHGNAGKNEGLRLFLIVRDFLVMVDKACRDVRSSTKLPAKTPRKEALAPSPSEESNRESLPDFRQRLFPAIKERHMDDSSSDEDDKSP